The following are from one region of the Corynebacterium hindlerae genome:
- a CDS encoding TIGR02569 family protein, with the protein MPEHVRAAFHAESGDATPLGYAWDYGFRIGNIVLSPALDPDNAAWSAKVRENLHVEGLRVVKPVRATDGRFVVSGWRANSYAAGELASGRVDEVVIVGLRLADALADVPSPEFATKPVTGKWKTHEIYRVADQAAWSDDPAQLLALGLDTSAVAGAQLEAALRLAARISPLLPPIEGPSHVGHADMLTTTLFSGTQPPLVTDIVATVRPHGYTAALAAVDGLLFDAVDSDIVHRFSHVPEFTGLLLRALMYRIFVSALSDEVEGVSERLERVANILTGK; encoded by the coding sequence GTGCCAGAACACGTTCGCGCTGCGTTTCATGCCGAATCTGGCGATGCCACCCCGCTGGGCTACGCCTGGGATTACGGGTTCCGAATCGGAAACATTGTGCTTAGCCCGGCGTTGGACCCCGATAACGCGGCGTGGTCGGCGAAAGTGCGGGAGAACCTGCATGTGGAGGGGTTGCGCGTGGTCAAGCCAGTGCGGGCCACCGACGGCCGGTTTGTGGTCTCCGGATGGCGGGCGAACAGCTACGCAGCCGGGGAATTGGCGTCGGGCAGGGTGGACGAAGTGGTGATCGTAGGTCTTCGCCTCGCTGACGCGCTTGCCGACGTCCCATCCCCCGAGTTCGCTACCAAACCAGTAACGGGGAAGTGGAAAACCCACGAGATTTACCGTGTTGCTGACCAGGCGGCCTGGTCCGATGATCCGGCACAGTTGCTGGCGCTCGGACTTGATACTTCCGCGGTCGCGGGGGCGCAGCTGGAGGCCGCGCTGCGGTTGGCAGCACGCATTAGCCCGTTGCTGCCTCCGATTGAGGGACCGTCGCACGTGGGTCATGCTGACATGCTCACTACCACGCTGTTTTCCGGAACCCAGCCACCTCTGGTGACGGACATCGTCGCTACTGTGCGGCCGCATGGCTACACGGCAGCGCTCGCTGCGGTGGATGGCTTGTTATTCGACGCTGTCGACTCCGACATCGTGCATCGCTTCTCCCATGTTCCTGAATTCACTGGGCTGTTGCTGCGCGCGCTGATGTACCGGATTTTCGTATCAGCCTTGAGCGATGAGGTTGAGGGAGTGTCGGAACGGCTGGAGAGGGTTGCTAACATTCTCACCGGAAAATAG
- a CDS encoding DEAD/DEAH box helicase yields MSAQQKSSKPTFAELGVAAEICEALAARGITHTFAIQELTLPIALEGSDIIGQARTGMGKTLGFGVPLLDRVFDSADIAELDGTPRALVVTPTRELAVQVAEDLTIAAQHTPVRVMTVYGGRPYEEQIAKLNDGVDVIVGTPGRLIDLYQQGALALDQVAILVLDEADEMLDLGFLPAIEKLLKALTHQHQTMLFSATMPGPIITLARSFLNKPIHIRAESDSNQHTHATTKQVVIQAHRMDKVAIVVKALQAAERGRTIIFTRTKRSAAEVANDLATAGFTVGAVHGDLGQVAREKSLQAFRDGTVDILVATDVAARGIDVDDVTHVINYQTPDDPMTYVHRIGRTGRAGHSGTAITLVGFDELAKWQLVNSELDLDVPEPPQLFSTSPELFELLNIPEDAGSSVGPARRVFGGFSSTQRLRGGRRPQERGSRSDKSTHERMTSARLRRKGRKR; encoded by the coding sequence GTGTCTGCACAACAGAAATCCAGTAAACCGACCTTTGCCGAACTAGGTGTCGCCGCGGAGATCTGTGAGGCGCTAGCTGCGCGAGGGATCACTCACACCTTTGCCATTCAGGAGCTGACGCTTCCGATCGCGTTGGAGGGGTCCGATATCATCGGCCAAGCACGCACCGGCATGGGAAAGACCTTGGGTTTTGGTGTCCCGCTGCTGGATCGGGTGTTTGACTCCGCTGACATTGCAGAACTCGATGGCACCCCACGCGCGCTCGTCGTCACGCCAACCCGTGAACTGGCCGTGCAGGTGGCAGAAGACCTCACCATCGCCGCACAACACACGCCCGTGCGTGTCATGACGGTGTACGGCGGTCGCCCATATGAGGAGCAGATTGCCAAGCTTAACGACGGCGTAGATGTCATCGTGGGCACTCCCGGGCGCCTCATTGACCTGTACCAACAGGGCGCCCTGGCCCTTGACCAAGTAGCAATCCTCGTGCTGGATGAGGCCGATGAGATGCTCGACCTCGGTTTCCTCCCTGCGATTGAGAAACTGCTCAAGGCCCTGACTCATCAGCACCAAACCATGTTGTTTTCCGCCACGATGCCGGGCCCTATCATCACGTTGGCCCGCAGCTTCCTGAACAAGCCCATCCACATTCGTGCAGAGAGCGACAGCAATCAACACACCCACGCCACCACAAAGCAGGTGGTCATTCAGGCCCACCGCATGGACAAGGTGGCGATCGTCGTAAAGGCCCTGCAGGCAGCTGAGCGAGGTCGCACCATCATCTTCACCCGCACCAAGCGCAGCGCCGCGGAAGTGGCCAATGATCTTGCCACCGCGGGCTTCACCGTCGGCGCCGTGCACGGCGACTTGGGCCAGGTCGCCCGTGAGAAATCCCTCCAGGCGTTCCGCGATGGCACCGTGGACATTCTGGTGGCCACCGACGTTGCTGCCCGAGGCATCGACGTTGACGACGTCACCCACGTCATCAACTACCAAACTCCCGACGATCCCATGACCTATGTCCACCGCATTGGCCGCACCGGACGCGCCGGACATAGTGGCACTGCTATCACGCTGGTAGGCTTTGACGAGCTCGCAAAGTGGCAGCTGGTCAATTCCGAACTTGATCTGGATGTTCCAGAGCCACCGCAGCTCTTTTCTACCTCACCGGAGTTGTTTGAGCTGCTGAATATCCCGGAGGATGCTGGTAGCAGCGTGGGACCTGCTAGGCGAGTGTTCGGTGGGTTCAGCAGCACCCAGCGGCTTCGTGGCGGTCGCCGCCCTCAGGAACGTGGTTCGCGAAGTGACAAGTCGACCCATGAGCGCATGACTTCCGCACGTCTCCGCCGAAAGGGTCGCAAGAGGTGA
- a CDS encoding DUF3152 domain-containing protein, which yields MNSPHSEPVLVRFAREYGWRAYAIPVLLVVTIWILVDITRNPQPDITTPAATTHAASHHGDEESKSIGPVPDRTMALPIGIGDLPPGGSFAEAGDKTYRVVGKPGPKVGEGRDKAVTYVVEVENGVDTAAYGGDDAVAAMIDATLSNPKGWIADPAFSFQHVLPEENPTMRIQLASMATTHELCGHDLEMETSCYTTDGDRVVINESRWVRGAITASGDLGSYRQYLINHEVGHGIGYAAHAACPKNGDLAPVMMQQTLSLDNSVLHQIDPEEIYPDNQQACVFNPWPYPLGYHP from the coding sequence GTGAATTCTCCTCATTCGGAACCGGTCCTGGTCCGTTTTGCGCGTGAATACGGGTGGCGAGCGTATGCCATACCAGTGTTACTGGTGGTCACTATCTGGATTCTCGTCGATATAACGCGCAACCCACAACCGGACATCACCACGCCAGCAGCGACAACGCATGCTGCATCACACCATGGCGATGAGGAGTCCAAATCCATCGGCCCCGTCCCAGATAGGACAATGGCGCTACCGATTGGCATAGGGGATCTTCCACCTGGTGGTTCCTTCGCTGAGGCGGGGGATAAGACGTACCGGGTCGTCGGTAAGCCTGGGCCAAAGGTGGGTGAGGGGCGCGACAAAGCCGTCACCTACGTCGTCGAAGTAGAAAACGGCGTGGACACTGCCGCCTACGGTGGCGACGATGCTGTCGCTGCCATGATCGACGCCACGTTGAGCAATCCGAAAGGGTGGATCGCTGACCCAGCGTTTTCTTTCCAACATGTGTTGCCGGAGGAAAATCCCACGATGCGAATCCAGCTGGCGTCGATGGCCACCACGCATGAACTGTGTGGACATGACCTCGAGATGGAAACCAGCTGTTACACCACCGATGGCGACCGGGTAGTCATCAACGAATCCCGGTGGGTACGCGGTGCCATAACTGCTAGCGGAGATCTGGGCAGCTACCGCCAATACCTGATTAATCATGAGGTGGGACACGGCATCGGCTATGCGGCACACGCGGCGTGTCCGAAAAATGGTGATCTAGCTCCGGTAATGATGCAGCAAACGTTGAGCCTGGATAACTCTGTGTTGCATCAGATCGATCCGGAGGAAATCTATCCGGACAATCAACAGGCCTGCGTTTTTAATCCTTGGCCGTACCCACTGGGATATCACCCTTAA
- a CDS encoding DUF3107 domain-containing protein: MDIKIGFSDNPRELTLSTDTPKEELQARVAEVLSQDGGVLELSDERGRTFLVRGARIAYVEFGAAASRPVGFVG; this comes from the coding sequence ATGGACATCAAAATTGGTTTTAGCGACAACCCGCGGGAATTGACACTGTCCACCGATACGCCGAAGGAAGAGCTTCAGGCTCGCGTTGCGGAGGTGCTGAGCCAGGACGGTGGTGTGCTTGAGCTTTCCGACGAACGCGGTCGCACGTTCCTGGTGCGCGGCGCGCGGATCGCCTACGTGGAGTTCGGTGCCGCAGCTTCCCGACCAGTGGGATTTGTTGGTTAA